The DNA region aaattaatctgATTCGTTTTAGAAACCCAGATTTTGCGTCCACGCGTCACTTGGCGCGGCTATCGGATGAAATCATTAATTCCCATTGTGAATCGATATGGATTTGCGTgggataggaaaagaaaaaagaaaaagtgaaaagagagagagagagagagagagagagggagagagagagagagaataaaaaaggaagaaagaaagaaagaaagaaaaaggagaaagaataacgcggaaataaattcgagaagaatagaaaattggAGTGGAAAAAATACGATCCGTGATATGCCCGTCGAGTTACAGAATATTTGCATTCGATATATcagtattactttttattttatttttgcaaacaagagagaaaatcgattcttttttctttcagtctttctttctttctttctttctttttctgttgtttctttctttccttctttccttttctgttaTTTCTAGCTCACTcgtattttttaaacgattctGTCGGTATtggagaatagaaagaaagaaagaaagaaagaaagaaaaaaaaataaaagaaaaatcaagaaaaaagaaaaggagaagaaaaaaggaaggaaaaataaggaaCATAGCGAAGAATGAAAGGACAGATAAGTACGTAACTCGTTTTACGGATCGACGAGTCCGATCTAGGGGTGGAACCGAAATCGTTGTTCGAATTCgtgatttacttttttttttcttctttttttcttttttctttttcttctctctgtgTCGGACAAactgaagggaaaaaaagctTTATTCAGAGATcgtgttatgtatatatgtatgtatgtatgtatgtatatatgtatatacaatataaatacatcAAGGGATAGTATCGTAATATCATGTCACCGGATTTGAAAGCACGTGTACTACTCGCTCGGTCATCAACCCTCTATCCACCCTCTCCTTTCCACTcttattccttcttctctcttccttctcatcctcatcctcggccttttgttttttttactttagcTTTTTTCCGATCGAAGCTCCAGAATTATCAAGAAATGCGAATACCTATACGAATTTTTacaaacgatcgataaaattcgCTCTAGGGGAAACCAAATTTCCTTGGGTTCCTTCACGATAGAGAAAGCTTTCCTGCAATATCACTGATGTTACTTTGGAAAAATCAAACACGCCGAACTAGAGTTTGACAAAATGAAGAagtgaaggaagaagaaaggaaaagaagggaacGGACGTTTTAATACGAAGCTAAAGTTTTCTTGGCCATTGGTAAACTTCCCTTCGAAGCCAGTAATCAAGAATAGATATCCATCGAGTTGAAAAATCTTGATGAAAGTAAAACATCTCTGGGacagatatgaaaaaaagaaaagaaaggaaaaaaaaaagaaagaaaaacgacatgaaaaaagaaaaaaaattatatgaaaagagATTCTCATCTGTAtgggatcgatcgatcgttctatATCTCGATAtaacttttctatcttctttattatcgaaggGTATTGgattagattaaaaagaaaaagaaaaaaaaaaaaagaaaaagaaaagaaaaaaaagagaaagagaaaaagcaaaaaaaaaaaaaaaaatgaaaaggatagaagaagaagaaaaaggagaaaaataaaaacggtCTTTTTACGTCTGATTCTCGGGAAATTTCAAACGCGACATTCTTTCTGGACATTCTCTCAGCCCTCCCGTTGCTTTTCACGTAACGTAGTGCTCTTCGGAGGGAGACACGGATTTATATCGTCGAGGCTGGCTCTAGCATCTCCTTTTTCCGTGTCTCCAACTCGAATAAGCCGGCATTAACGCAACGAGTAGCTTTCCACGCGCGTAATCCTCGTGCCTGCAGAGGTCCGACAATTTACACTTATACTTCGAGGACAAATAatagtgtatgtgtgtatgtgtgtatatatatatatatatatatatatgcgtcaCTGACCCTCGAGATATCTCGACGATTATGCTTACCCTCTCTCGATCTGTCCTTCTTATGCTCGCAAAtttgtctctgtttctcttcgaGACAACTTATGGTCttggtaaaaggaaaaaaagggacaaaaaataagaggaaagatagagagagagagagagagagagagagagagagagatcctcTCGGGATCGTTTTCCAAACGATTCGCCATTTTTTTACTCTTGTTATtgacgtaagaaaaaaaataaaagggaaaacattaaaattcattagtCGATTAGAGActtaaatcgttttaatatgCGCTTAAACGACCGACGCGACACCGTTATACTCGTAAATCTTAGAAACGAGATCTCCTATCCGTGTGAGATTAAACCAAGTTagatattatgaattttttgagTATAATTAGGTAATCTCAACAACGAGTAACGAGGGAAAATCTTTGCATAATGGCTGCTAAGACCGTATCCGTCGTAAAATCGTTTATAACACGCTATAACTGAATTGCGTTCTTCcgtgaacaaataaatatgataaatgcGTCTCGAAAGTATACAGGATTTGCATCTACTCgcaagcacacacacacacacacacacacacacacacatatctaAGAATGAATCTGTAAAACCAAGGAATACATTTAAGAGGTATTATTTTCACTCGTGGTATCCGTCCACTTCTCATTTACACACAaactttttatcttccttttcgtcGAAAGTTCTTCGAAGAATCTCACGATAAACTGGAAAAATGTGAAGCGTTTCCGCGCGTTAAAGTTTACTCCCGATAAGTTTGTAATTCGAGCGATTTAGAAAAACGCTTCTATCtcatggaaaagagaaaagtttcttttacGTTGCGGAgataggaaatttttttttcttcttcttctttttttcttttttttttttttttacttttctttctttcttttgctcgtTCATTCGGTTCGTTCAAGTTTTTCTAAGACTaggtattttcaaaattacgtGTCTCCTTCGAGTGATCCCAATAGGAATGACTAATCAATGAGAGGATATATACCGAAATTGTGTTTGTGCATTCGATCGCTCGTCAATCGGCCTTTACTCCAATGTAAATTTTGACCATCTTCTCGTGGCGAGTTGTTGACTTGTTGAGAAACAACAAggcatcttctctctctctctctctctctctctctctctctctctctctctctctctctctctctctctcactctctctctgcccTTTCTCTATCGTTCATATTAGAAGTGccacctacctatctatctaccccTTCGTCTACACGCTCGACGAACTATTAAACTTCGATGTTCAAAGTTTCTCATCGTCCTTTATAATCTATCGTAAATAAGAGAGTATATTGCTTAACTATAGGATAAACTCACGATGGacttttaaattcttataGATTCGATGGGCAGCCAATAAATAGCTTCCTTAAGAATTGGGATAATCGTTGAAACGGGCTTTCGAAAGCTCTCCTGATCTTAATCCTCGGGCTCACTTTGGAAACATTTCAAGTAGTAAGGAAGATGCGGTAAAGTAATTTAAAAGTCGTTATAAAAGCACTTACCCTAATGGAAAGGCAAATAGGATTTTGGAGAGCGTTGAGTTTGCATCGgtttaaagaaaaggaatcgtatggtttctttttgttttcttttttcttttcatttttttttttttttttactttctttctttttttctcacttatttcataattccatttctttgcttttttcttcctctaagCACATTAACGATCTCttagaagggaaaagaagaggaggatgatGGAAAGTGCGCTACTCAGATATAGAAAAGACCATAGATAGTTCgaactttctttctattattgttttgtttttctttttgtttacttctttttttctttctctctctctctctcttttttttttcttcttctttccttttttctcgcaAAACTCAAAGTACCGAGATAACGCGCGTTAAATGAAAACTGGGAAAAAGTAAGTAagtgagtaagtaagtacgtgtTTCCTTTGGAAAAgtcacgaaaaagaaaatgaaggagaagaagaagaagaagaagaagaagaaaaagaacaagtagaagaagaagaagaagaagaaggagaagtaaaagaaatagaaatagaaagagacgtTAAAAGATGGAAGGATAGCATCAAAAGTTCTTGTCGTTTATGTTCTCTTTTCGAACTCGTAAAGAGTCAGGAGCGTGAAGAGGTTAAAGGGGCATGGAATACGTGttcgaaagagataaatacatgacaggagaggaaagagaaacagggagaaataggagagagagcgagagcgagatagagagagagagggggggaggggaagaagATGACGATACGTCATGTCTAACGCGTCATAAATTCGTTGCAATGGAGCATAAAAAAGAAGGCACCATCCTTTATAACCATACAGAAGAGGAAAAGCTTTTTCACTCGaaagcttgaaaaaaaaagaaagaaaaaaaaagaacaagaaagtaAAAACACCACGAAAATGTTAAAGGAAACGAAATCGTGACACGATTTTTATGCAAGAGAGACCACCCTTTTTTGCGTTTTCGAACGAGCCACGCGAGtatgcaaaaagaaagaaagaaaaaaacgaaaagaaataaaaaagaataacacaAACCCTCGGTTGcttcgacatatatatatatatatatacatacatacatacatacatatatgtatatatatatttttttataaatattaagtaaAGAAGCACAACTTCTGacggattaataataaataagagcaTAGTGGGTCGGTTGGAATGCTGAATGAATTTTCATGTTTCACGTAgcggttaaaaaaaaaaagagaaaaaaaagaagaataaataaaaaaaaaagaaaacaaaaaagaaacgggaGAACACGGGACGTAACTTTTTCATAACCGGCAGcctttattatttcaacgtataacaacaatagcaacaacaacaacaataacaacaacaacaaaaacaacaatgatgatgatagcACGGGGAGGAATTTGGAGGGTGATCAAACAGCAACGCGAGCAAAATGTCACTCCAACTTTCCAATTTCAATTTTCCTCCCTGTGCATTTTTTTCGTCCgcattgaaaaattcattttagaGGGTGGCATTATCGATACGAGTTGGGATGCGCAAATTCAACGTCGTAAATCAATGAATGACcacaaataaattgattttaataagatataatttattcattaatgtATCAATGGAATCAGAAGCAGAACAGTaacaaagggagagagagagagagagagagagagagagagagaaagagacagagagtgagtAGGTGAACAAATGATACCACTGCTGCAAGCTACTAATTGTGACGCAAAAGGGGCTTATCAtcgataattgataataaaattattgtacaaggTATGACACTCGCCGACACGGTATTTCCAAAGCGttaatctatctctttctatctctctacctctctatttatctatctatctatctatctatctatctgtatatatatatatatatatatatatatatatatatatttctctctctctctcttgtacaCGTTTACCTGTACATCATCGTCTACAAAACGTTCATGACGTCGATGAATCGTTTCGCTTCTAACGCGAACGCATTTTTTCTCACGGAGATTGACATATTGACTGTGAATCAAATCGTTGAATTGAATTGCCGGTGATTGCGATGCATATAACATAAACCATTCGAATCGACCGAGTTTCGACAAGGCATCGTAAAAATCAATATCGAAATTATGTGACagacatgagagagagaaagagagagagagagagagagggtgataTGGTCGACGATAGGACAATCCCgcgatattttattctttttcttttttttccctccctctccttccATTTTTCTTGCGTATTTTCCGCTTTTGTTATCCAGAATCCTAGCGATTACGAATCGaccgatcgattgatcgtatTAATCGCACGAAAGCGTCGCTTACCGCTCTCCAGCGTGACATAGTTTTCTCCATGggatttatgtatgtatgtgtgtgtgtgtgtgtgtgtgtgtgtatgcatagtTAGAGCTGCGAATCACAGTCCATCATAATGCATTATCTCTCATTTCTACTATACCCTCGTAATACAAAGTGACGCGCTTCCTTATATCGTAGAATAGTATAAGCGGAGCTTATACGGTAATCTTGTAGACATTCGCTTCCGCCTTTGATCCATCCTTTCTCATGGATCTTGTTCGTTATCGATCATACGTTTACAGCTTACGCATTATACTAATCGCTTCCTTCCTAACCTAAGGGTATCAGTCATTTCAatgtacatttaaatataatggtCGGTACGATgcattttctttacttttaagtaaaataaaatattacacgAAGAGTAAagcaatgaaagagaaaagaaaaaatcacaTACACAGGGAcgtacgcgcgcgcacatacacacacacgcgcacacacacgtacacatatatccATAGACGAATCCACCAAAGAAAGATCGAAGTTGTAAGACTCttgtagaatatttttgaCAACGCAACCCTTTGGATTTAATCGTCGGGAGTTCCCGATTGCCGTGGAAGCCTTGTGACTCGGCCCGTTAATTGGATTTGACAGGAGGGGCAGCAAATTGAATTAGCAGACGATTCTCGGTTATTTACGTGTGTCAGGCAATTCTCCGTTGAACGCGTCAAGAGGGGTTCGGACTTTACGTCCGCTATGCTGCGCTTTGAGAGAGACGGatagagggaggggggggggagagagagagagagagagagagagagaattgtgCTCGTTCGATGCTATACCATGGATGAAGTGTACCGCTACCATGGACCACCAGTCTTGTTAATCTAATATACAAGGTGTCTTCCTAGTAACATGTAGGATTTCAGTGATTCATATCAATAAACTTACTTGTTTCGAAGATATATCAAAGGTCCATaactttcaatataaatttaacgatttattttaataaacaaaatcataaatataatctcTAATGGCAAATcttaaacgattttatatcttttataaaacttaAAAGTGTTAATCGAGACAACTCACTCAATCGAGTGACCTCCATCGTTTGTAGAGCgggcgagagaaaaaaaggaaaaagaaaaggtgaagtaagaaagaaaaaaagaaaaaaaaaaaaaaagaaaaagagtaaagtaAGCACTTGCCGTCGCGCGAGCGATCACCTCGATTACAAAGAATACGGTATAACAGTAGAACGAAGTTTCTCAAGAGAGCGTGTGCCTGTACTTTCGGTTAGAggataagagaagaaagaagaaagaagataaaggaaagagagaatttgtcgaaaggaaggaagagaatgcTCGGAAATTCCCTGGGATACTTCCCATGAAGATATGTAATTAAAGCAACGAAAGACCGACGGATTCTTGCGCAACAAGCAAAGATCGATCTTTGCcctcgaaatataaatataataggaTGAAACGGAAGAAAATTCATCcacgtacttacatatacatacacacagacgtttatatatatacacatacatacataagacGTTCAAATAATAACTCATTGTTTTACTCTCGTTATTCCATAAGAactgaaataaattttgttggtTTTCGATAATAAGCAAAACGATAGAATTCCGATCGTAAAACgtcattcttcttctccctcttcttcttcttcttcttcttcttcttctttcatttctctctgcATAGCATttaatttactattttttaatttactaatCTTTTTCAGCAAAGGGAACATGATGCGATATAAACCtgtgcaaataaaaaaaaacggaaagagagagagagagagagagagagagagagagagagagagagagaaagtatacaTCCTTGGAAAAGGGTCCTTAGAAAATAGAACGAGATGAAAGCGAATCTCTTGAGTAAGGGAAACGAGCTCGTGCAAAATGTGCACGCAAACTCTTTACACGTATTTCTCTATTACATTTTAAagacttcttcttctctgaGTAAAGGAATAGAGAAGAgcgtaaaaatgaaaacgattcATGAACGTAATAATTTCGTTCGTAATAATGTCACGCGAACGAAATGATGTttcgtacttttttttaccttaACTAATGATTATACGGATACAAGATAATTAagacctaaaaaaaaaagaaaaaggaaagagagagagagagagagagagagagagagagagagagagagagagagaaggaaaggaaaaaccagaaataaacataattacgTAGAGGTAGAAGATTGTAGTGACAGTTCGTCTGTGTAATAGTTTATCTGTTTGTAATTAGATTGTGTGACGTATAACCGTCTCGAATTTCCTCGTCCGAAATGCatttacgaataatattgAATGTCCCATATTTACTTACATAGAAATATGGTGTGTTtcctatgtgtgtgtgtgtgtgtgtgtgtgcacctatatatcgaattattcTGTTAATTAGCTGggttatatatactatttacgTTGCATCATTTGATAcatcataaatattacatgATTACCCTTGCCTTCTCACCAAATATATACTCTACGTACTAATAAACGTGTTAATTAATCGCATTtaataaatctctctctctctctctctctctctcttcctcttccttcctgTTTTAAACTTaatgtttcaaataaattttcgatacttattaatatatgtcGAAATATACGAGTTTACCGAGGAACGTCGAAGATGGTAAAAAGGGCTCCTAATTAAAGggatgaataaagaaagacgGTTTGAGATGAGTGaggtttaaagaaaaagaaagaaggaaaaagagggagagagagagaaagaggaaaaaacggaaagaaagagagaaagaaatacgcTCGGTTACACAATAAGGCAGTGGTGCAGTTAAAATTAGTCTCAAAGAACTTTAAGGCTATAGAGTTGCATTCGCGAGGTCATTGCCCGAAATATTTTActtgtgtatacgtatatattttttttcttttctatttcttttttatttattttttcttttaacttccACCTACGAAATTTCTTCACAGAAATTCTGGAacaatagaagaagaagttatcgaaagaaatctcatttttttattattattattattattattattattattattattattattattattattattaatatttacgaattttcttatattgtgattaatgattatttataaaattaaaatttatttttccatttgttctttggaaatatttttaagacaCGAtgatttacttatttttttctttctttttttttttttttttcttttttgaatgcGTTTAAGATGTCGCTAGCGATTGGATGgacgagaagaaaatattatagtatagaTGACGCTAGTGAGTCATTAAGAAGAttctacaataataacgatgtagTTCGAAAATAAACACATGGTCTTTCATACATGCGGTCTAACCACGAATTCAATTTTTCGATTTGCAatcgaatgaaacgaaaaaaatgactgaagaagatttaaataaaatacttacCGATTTACGAGTGTCGAAGAGAAGCGGTGAATTAGATAACCATGAAAAGTTTATTAACCAACGTGATAAATGGAGGAATACGATAGATTACAGTGTGTTAGAAACATGTGTCAAACATTACAATGAAGgtgtatgtatttctttttttgtttctgctttttctttttcttttttctttataatttttcaatgattagtTAATTTGACACACAGAGATACGTTCACATCGtataaacgtatgtatgtatgtatatatatatatatgtatattgtaggTTAGATTGGATGCCCTCGCCCTTCTTGTTGAATCCAAAAAGAGTACATTAAAATTTACCAATGCCGagttagatattatatttttatttctaatgtaTAATCTTGGAGAAAAGTTTGAATATGTGCCATTTGTTAAAAAGGTAAGAGTCaagtattatatagaaatgacaagtaatttatttttataattatgttttgTTCAGGCCTTAAAACGAATAAAGGATAGCTTAAACGTTATGAAGAGGACTTTACTGCAACAATCAAAAAGCAGGGTTAACGATTCACCagtaaaaatagataattatgAAGCTTCTTATAAAGTTATTCATGAGATAGAAGTGTATAAtgcattctttttaaatttaagagACTTATGCGTAAACAATTTATATCCGGATGCCACGTATTCTCGTAGAAAGAATAGTTTGCAAATACTCTGCATTATGTTAGAATTTTTAGATTACGAATTTAGAGATATTACTTGGAATTCTAAACAAgcagagaaaatatttatgtgcTTGCTATTAGACACATACGAGGCCAATAAAGAGATggcttttaaaatattgaaatctaTTAATCCAATTATTTTGGGTTTGGACGCAGAAAATCGTCTTTGTGAAATGATCAATGTTGCAACAGATTTGGGTAATAGTATTAGACCGATAGACAGTATAACTGCAGcatatatgtttaaaatatgTATGCTCTCGCCTTTATTGCAAAACGTTCTTtgcgaatattataatatgaatcAGTTTCCTAATGGAATTGCAGAATCTCATATTTTGCAGTTGATATTATTTCTGATAAGAAGATTAGAGGTATGTATTACGTTATATAcgattgattatatattttttcttcatttatcctaaaatcatattttaggTGTCTCTGATGGcagcgaaagaaaatatagtaaTGGCAGTTACAAGGTATTCTCTTTACGGATATCTCTTTTGTTTGAGAAGTTTAATATCCAATTGTGACTTGAGGTATtcacgaattattttttcatttattccatTAAAATATGTGCTGTTATTCTATATGCATTAAGATTTGATATAGTATCGTAGGTACAGAAAAATTATGGCAAGAAACAATTTCTAAGCTTATATTGATGTGCTTTGAGCTGAATAAAGTAGTTTCGATAATAGTGAATAATTCATCCCCTGAGGGACACTTACCAATGGATTTGAGTCCACATACTACCAatggtttattttttaatccagAGAAGGAGATAATAACCCCACAAATGATACTTCTTTGTTCATGGCGTACGGTAAAAGAGGTCAGCCTTTTGTTCGGTCAATTGGCAATTAAATCAACCATATCTAGTCACAACGTGTCAGGGGAATTATTGACTGAAAATCAAGTAAGATATATCAGATAGTTACTACGATGAATTCATTATTCTTTAATCGTTGAAATGTTTTATTCCAACAATTGCTAGATTATCCAAATAGGAGAACATCTGGTCACTCTTCTTAGCGAAACAAAACACAGAGGTGCGTTTGAACAAGCGTACGTTGGTTTCAATCAATTGTGCACACGTTTATGGCGCATAGAGAATACTACTTTAAATCAATTACCAAAACTTTGGTTACATCAAATTTTGTTAGCGATAACTGGCCTATTGCCTGGCAATTTCAAATTTTGTGCAACCAGAAGAAGCGCAGGAGTACCGTTTATGGTTCAAGTAAGTTGAACGTATGGTTCCttttaaagaagagaaaaaaaaatcatacatAATGCATAGTTTCGTCTCATTATTTAACAGGCACTCGTATCTTCCGAATCTTCTATTCAATACAATCCAGATATCTCGGCATTGCACTCtgttatgaaaatattgttaGGATTCACTGAACTCGAGGATAACGTAAACGTTTGGAAAGACATAAAACGTGTGGTTTATGAGAAAACTATATTTTcggaatttgaaaattttatcgatctatcgagAACGGATATAAACGAAAGTTCATGCGAGGATAACAAAATACAAGTTACCGAAATAAAAACTCACGCTTTGAACATTTTGAGAGCTTTGTTTAGACACTCCCCGCTGGGCGATTCCGTTAAAACTTTTATCGCCGATGGTGTAATAGCggcatttaaaaattacgatGGAAAATCTTGGGCAGTAAGATCTTTTTATGATAGTTATTTTTTACgcctttataaaatttaatatattaaagttataaatttgatcgatAGGAACGAAATGCAGCAACTTTGTTGTTCAGTGCACTGATCATTCGAATTTTCGGCGTGCAGAGAACAAAAGATCATATCAATCTAACGGCGGACAACAAAATGACgggtaaaatatttttcgaaagatatcCTGGTCTATTACCGTTCATGCTGGACGAATTGCAAACTTTCGTATCCATCAACGAGAGTCTGATAAAGCCAAACATACAATCGATCTTGTTATTACTGTCGCGATTGTATCTCAGTTATAATTCTGACGGAGGCGATGTCAATTGGAAGGTCtctataaaattgttaagaaaaaaaaaaaaaaaaaaaaaaaaaaaaaaaaaaaaaaagaaaattaataataataataatctaattgCGCGTAACGGAACACGTAAGGATATACATGTGATTTTAGATTGACGAATTCATTCATTTAGTTTCTCAATGTGCGAAGTCACCCGTCTGCAAAACTCGCGAATTAGCAGCCAGAGCCCTCGTACCAATGATGACGGAAACAAGCgctactaatattattaaaaaattatttgaaatagtaACTTCT from Vespa velutina chromosome 3, iVesVel2.1, whole genome shotgun sequence includes:
- the LOC124948013 gene encoding thyroid adenoma-associated protein homolog isoform X1, with the protein product MTEEDLNKILTDLRVSKRSGELDNHEKFINQRDKWRNTIDYSVLETCVKHYNEGVRLDALALLVESKKSTLKFTNAELDIIFLFLMYNLGEKFEYVPFVKKALKRIKDSLNVMKRTLLQQSKSRVNDSPVKIDNYEASYKVIHEIEVYNAFFLNLRDLCVNNLYPDATYSRRKNSLQILCIMLEFLDYEFRDITWNSKQAEKIFMCLLLDTYEANKEMAFKILKSINPIILGLDAENRLCEMINVATDLGNSIRPIDSITAAYMFKICMLSPLLQNVLCEYYNMNQFPNGIAESHILQLILFLIRRLEVSLMAAKENIVMAVTRYSLYGYLFCLRSLISNCDLSIVGTEKLWQETISKLILMCFELNKVVSIIVNNSSPEGHLPMDLSPHTTNGLFFNPEKEIITPQMILLCSWRTVKEVSLLFGQLAIKSTISSHNVSGELLTENQIIQIGEHLVTLLSETKHRGAFEQAYVGFNQLCTRLWRIENTTLNQLPKLWLHQILLAITGLLPGNFKFCATRRSAGVPFMVQALVSSESSIQYNPDISALHSVMKILLGFTELEDNVNVWKDIKRVVYEKTIFSEFENFIDLSRTDINESSCEDNKIQVTEIKTHALNILRALFRHSPLGDSVKTFIADGVIAAFKNYDGKSWAERNAATLLFSALIIRIFGVQRTKDHINLTADNKMTGKIFFERYPGLLPFMLDELQTFVSINESLIKPNIQSILLLLSRLYLSYNSDGGDVNWKIDEFIHLVSQCAKSPVCKTRELAARALVPMMTETSATNIIKKLFEIVTSGEISHLSLNAMHGYMLQILEIVKRLRVIKQKLTSTDLCSFFEGTIWILRNLEIYSNGPVCFPLATAYLDTLHELLKADYKMITDTILLNISSTLKRHILEHNILKQAPSQEIYKVSAVKLIVYIGQNYVFNITARIHLHILSVPEPELQTIAWSTIIEVINGATCPHEKRLLNDRAIDVACNSISYLPKYNPELQDAIFDFLYASLMFMDKSSTTEDRYDKQEICYLVLNKMRINNQRHSYCERNSYLRLLGKSYSTLHCELKDNTISIECTEDVYSNFCDNSWIGSLEVDFRRSVFEIMYQLYYTNTDVSRQYSPLLGWWTTVLQLLVDDNMEVRREASRLVCKIESNGALECVSAMIQTFFEQFYNIVGTKYPSVAVVALFCWGTSLSGNMDYEMDETDVFNKCKNYDCFEPVQLSNTCVQFIKAITKRYSLDSPLPMDAMRWLTFHLNLDLTKATSFRKLVSSYGDYVPVIEKQLRDILDPTYKDKLLQILAYEKYASLHSQEC
- the LOC124948013 gene encoding thyroid adenoma-associated protein homolog isoform X3 gives rise to the protein MTEEDLNKILTDLRVSKRSGELDNHEKFINQRDKWRNTIDYSVLETCVKHYNEGVRLDALALLVESKKSTLKFTNAELDIIFLFLMYNLGEKFEYVPFVKKALKRIKDSLNVMKRTLLQQSKSRVNDSPVKIDNYEASYKVIHEIEVYNAFFLNLRDLCVNNLYPDATYSRRKNSLQILCIMLEFLDYEFRDITWNSKQAEKIFMCLLLDTYEANKEMAFKILKSINPIILGLDAENRLCEMINVATDLGNSIRPIDSITAAYMFKICMLSPLLQNVLCEYYNMNQFPNGIAESHILQLILFLIRRLEVSLMAAKENIVMAVTRYSLYGYLFCLRSLISNCDLSIVGTEKLWQETISKLILMCFELNKVVSIIVNNSSPEGHLPMDLSPHTTNGLFFNPEKEIITPQMILLCSWRTVKEVSLLFGQLAIKSTISSHNVSGELLTENQIIQIGEHLVTLLSETKHRGAFEQAYVGFNQLCTRLWRIENTTLNQLPKLWLHQILLAITGLLPGNFKFCATRRSAGVPFMVQALVSSESSIQYNPDISALHSVMKILLGFTELEDNVNVWKDIKRVVYEKTIFSEFENFIDLSRTDINESSCEDNKIQVTEIKTHALNILRALFRHSPLGDSVKTFIADGVIAAFKNYDGKSWAERNAATLLFSALIIRIFGVQRTKDHINLTADNKMTVSQCAKSPVCKTRELAARALVPMMTETSATNIIKKLFEIVTSGEISHLSLNAMHGYMLQILEIVKRLRVIKQKLTSTDLCSFFEGTIWILRNLEIYSNGPVCFPLATAYLDTLHELLKADYKMITDTILLNISSTLKRHILEHNILKQAPSQEIYKVSAVKLIVYIGQNYVFNITARIHLHILSVPEPELQTIAWSTIIEVINGATCPHEKRLLNDRAIDVACNSISYLPKYNPELQDAIFDFLYASLMFMDKSSTTEDRYDKQEICYLVLNKMRINNQRHSYCERNSYLRLLGKSYSTLHCELKDNTISIECTEDVYSNFCDNSWIGSLEVDFRRSVFEIMYQLYYTNTDVSRQYSPLLGWWTTVLQLLVDDNMEVRREASRLVCKIESNGALECVSAMIQTFFEQFYNIVGTKYPSVAVVALFCWGTSLSGNMDYEMDETDVFNKCKNYDCFEPVQLSNTCVQFIKAITKRYSLDSPLPMDAMRWLTFHLNLDLTKATSFRKLVSSYGDYVPVIEKQLRDILDPTYKDKLLQILAYEKYASLHSQEC